Proteins found in one Bremerella volcania genomic segment:
- a CDS encoding endonuclease V, producing the protein MAHLDLSEVADAFAAGIPSIIGQVDQLVRAIPPGSVTTYGDLAKSLGDSAASRWVATYLLDPACGVADLSHRVVRSTGEIGLHCSGSSETKTQLLRGEGVVINRGTIDLETHRLQLPPMVASLSKLKAWQRDFACPGEQAFHLSNVKSIGGIDVSYGKEQAISACARMQADGQTKIGTHTCTGEAKFPYITGYLAFREIPLHLHLLAEMQAAGKLPDVLLVDGNGRLHPRRMGIATMLGGLTGIPTIGVAKKLICGVVQAPELKVGKWEPIIASQDAPDEILGYAIMPHTKTKHPIYVSRGFGIDDTSMKEVVDRCLAGHRLPEPIYWADRESRQLASTR; encoded by the coding sequence ATGGCCCACCTTGATCTTAGCGAAGTTGCTGACGCGTTCGCCGCGGGAATTCCCAGCATCATCGGCCAGGTCGATCAGCTGGTGCGTGCGATCCCGCCTGGCTCGGTGACCACCTATGGCGACCTGGCGAAATCACTGGGCGATTCGGCCGCGAGCCGCTGGGTGGCGACCTATCTGCTTGATCCGGCCTGCGGCGTGGCCGATCTCTCGCATCGTGTCGTGCGATCGACCGGGGAAATTGGTCTGCACTGCTCTGGCAGCAGCGAAACGAAGACGCAGCTGCTGCGTGGCGAAGGGGTGGTGATCAACCGCGGCACTATCGACCTGGAAACGCACCGTCTCCAATTGCCGCCGATGGTTGCGTCCCTCTCGAAGCTAAAAGCCTGGCAGCGTGATTTTGCTTGCCCGGGAGAACAGGCGTTCCACCTTTCTAACGTCAAATCGATCGGTGGGATCGACGTCTCGTATGGGAAGGAGCAAGCCATATCGGCCTGTGCTCGTATGCAGGCCGACGGGCAAACGAAGATCGGTACGCACACTTGTACTGGCGAAGCGAAGTTCCCCTATATCACCGGCTACCTGGCGTTTCGCGAGATCCCTCTGCATCTGCATCTGTTGGCGGAAATGCAGGCCGCCGGCAAGTTGCCAGACGTGCTGCTGGTCGATGGCAACGGGCGGCTGCATCCGCGACGGATGGGAATCGCGACGATGTTGGGGGGACTCACCGGCATCCCGACGATAGGGGTGGCCAAGAAGCTTATTTGCGGCGTCGTCCAGGCTCCGGAGCTGAAAGTTGGCAAGTGGGAACCGATTATCGCTTCTCAAGATGCGCCTGACGAGATCCTCGGTTACGCCATCATGCCGCACACCAAGACGAAGCACCCGATCTACGTTTCGCGCGGCTTTGGTATCGATGACACGTCGATGAAAGAGGTCGTCGATCGCTGCCTGGCAGGGCATCGCTTGCCGGAGCCGATCTATTGGGCCGATCGCGAAAGCCGCCAGCTTGCTAGCACGCGGTAA
- a CDS encoding DUF6807 domain-containing protein has product MIRLFSILLLLGFSSACFAETYEIVQEDDGLTVHYDGKLLTRYLIKSGAKPILYPLLGPDGLPMTRRYPIESVGESERDDHPHHRSVWFTHGNVNGTDFWLEKEGVGGQIIHEKFEKVTDGENAQIVSLNRWETPEGKVLCRDRRSITFGQDEGRQYFDFDITVTAGDEPVTFGDTKEGAFGIRVPGTMKVDAKKGGTIVNDSGQKNKDAWGKKSSWVDYYGPVKDKTVGITIMNHPSSYGYPTYWHVRTYGLFAANPFGIHDFVGKNVESGDHTIEPGKSMNLRYRVLLHEGTTEDANITAAFARYEKVKK; this is encoded by the coding sequence ATGATCCGTCTGTTTAGCATTCTATTGCTGCTTGGCTTTTCGTCTGCCTGTTTCGCTGAAACGTATGAAATCGTCCAAGAGGACGACGGCTTGACCGTTCATTACGACGGCAAGTTACTGACTCGTTACCTGATCAAGAGCGGCGCGAAGCCGATTCTCTATCCCCTTCTAGGCCCTGACGGCCTGCCGATGACGCGTCGTTATCCGATCGAGTCGGTCGGCGAAAGCGAACGAGACGATCATCCGCACCATCGCAGCGTCTGGTTCACCCACGGCAACGTCAACGGAACCGACTTCTGGCTGGAAAAAGAAGGGGTCGGCGGTCAGATCATTCACGAAAAATTCGAGAAGGTCACCGACGGCGAGAACGCCCAGATCGTGTCGCTCAACCGCTGGGAAACGCCTGAGGGCAAGGTCCTTTGCCGCGATCGCCGCAGCATCACGTTCGGCCAAGACGAAGGGCGTCAGTACTTTGATTTCGACATCACCGTTACCGCCGGGGACGAGCCGGTCACCTTTGGCGATACTAAGGAAGGGGCGTTCGGTATTCGTGTCCCTGGGACGATGAAAGTCGACGCCAAGAAGGGGGGCACCATCGTCAACGACAGCGGTCAGAAGAATAAAGATGCATGGGGCAAGAAGTCTTCGTGGGTCGATTACTACGGCCCGGTGAAGGACAAGACAGTCGGCATCACGATCATGAATCACCCCTCCAGCTATGGTTATCCGACCTACTGGCACGTTCGCACGTACGGACTGTTCGCCGCGAATCCTTTTGGCATCCATGACTTCGTCGGTAAGAACGTCGAGTCAGGCGACCACACGATTGAGCCTGGCAAGTCGATGAACCTTCGCTATCGCGTTCTGCTGCACGAAGGGACGACCGAAGATGCCAACATCACCGCTGCTTTTGCTCGCTACGAGAAGGTCAAAAAGTAG
- a CDS encoding carbon storage regulator, with amino-acid sequence MLVLSRKEGEKLRLGEEILITVVKVGADKVRLGIQAPSNLLILRDELELHDQIEAEEEERITLVFTQEINQPVTKPMRIAA; translated from the coding sequence ATGCTAGTGCTCTCCCGCAAGGAAGGTGAGAAGCTTCGACTCGGCGAAGAGATCTTGATCACCGTCGTTAAAGTCGGTGCCGACAAGGTTCGCCTGGGAATTCAAGCCCCTTCGAATTTGCTGATTCTGCGCGACGAGTTGGAGTTGCACGATCAGATTGAGGCCGAAGAAGAAGAACGCATCACGCTGGTTTTCACGCAGGAAATCAACCAGCCGGTTACTAAACCGATGCGGATCGCGGCCTAG
- a CDS encoding secondary thiamine-phosphate synthase enzyme YjbQ → MLRARSRGFHLVTHEVEQQLPELREISVGLLNIFIQHTSASISINENADPDVRVDLEMGFSKIVPEDFPYVHTIEGPDDMPAHIKAAMIGNSLTIPITDGRLNLGTWQGIYLCEHRNRASGRRLVLTIQGERR, encoded by the coding sequence ATGCTCCGAGCGCGTTCGCGGGGTTTCCACCTGGTGACCCATGAAGTCGAACAGCAGCTGCCGGAACTGCGCGAAATCTCGGTCGGATTGCTGAATATCTTTATCCAGCACACGTCAGCCAGCATTAGCATCAACGAGAACGCCGACCCGGACGTGCGCGTCGACCTGGAAATGGGCTTTTCGAAGATCGTCCCCGAGGATTTCCCTTACGTGCATACGATCGAGGGCCCCGACGACATGCCTGCCCACATCAAAGCGGCTATGATCGGCAACAGCCTGACCATTCCCATCACCGACGGGCGCTTGAACCTGGGTACCTGGCAGGGGATCTATCTTTGCGAGCACCGCAACCGTGCTAGCGGTCGCCGTTTAGTGCTGACCATCCAAGGCGAACGCCGCTAG
- a CDS encoding macro domain-containing protein, whose protein sequence is MNSLNLWLVHPDEQMCQAFRERFADLPNVQVFATYFEDLPPHDCFVTAANSFGIMSAGIDAAVVRYFGEQLMERVQFRIMNEYLGEQPVGTAFLVETEHPAIPYVCHAPTMRVPGGIDGTDKIYAATWAAFLAVYNHNASNAEKIETIAFPAFGAGFGGVAYSEVARQMAAAYRHFLNPPHRLDWDWVISRQKGICYDGKQQVVKH, encoded by the coding sequence ATGAATTCTCTTAACCTGTGGCTCGTCCATCCCGACGAGCAAATGTGCCAGGCATTTCGCGAGCGGTTTGCTGATTTGCCAAACGTCCAAGTCTTCGCCACTTACTTTGAAGACCTTCCGCCTCACGACTGTTTTGTGACCGCGGCAAACTCTTTCGGAATCATGAGTGCCGGGATCGATGCCGCAGTGGTTCGCTATTTCGGTGAACAACTAATGGAGCGAGTTCAGTTCCGGATCATGAACGAGTATCTCGGCGAGCAGCCGGTCGGAACAGCGTTTCTCGTCGAAACCGAGCACCCGGCCATCCCCTATGTCTGCCACGCTCCCACGATGCGGGTGCCTGGTGGAATCGATGGAACTGATAAGATCTATGCGGCGACCTGGGCAGCGTTTCTGGCCGTTTACAACCATAATGCCTCAAACGCTGAGAAGATCGAAACGATTGCTTTCCCAGCGTTTGGTGCCGGTTTCGGGGGTGTGGCTTATTCGGAAGTTGCCCGGCAAATGGCTGCTGCCTATCGCCATTTCCTCAATCCACCCCATCGCCTGGACTGGGACTGGGTCATCAGCCGGCAAAAAGGGATCTGCTACGACGGCAAGCAACAGGTCGTGAAGCACTAG
- a CDS encoding lipid-binding SYLF domain-containing protein: MTRHTSVALAALTLSLLTAHSALAQQGREDLIVRQSTGVLNEIMAIPASGIPQSMLAKAEGVVIIPNMIKGGFVVGVRHGRGVVLIRDENRAWQPPQFVTMTGGSVGWQAGIQATDVVLVFMTRNSIQGLLNGKFTIGVDAAAAAGPVGRNASAGTDLTLKSEIYSYSRSRGLFVGASVDGSSLQIDPAANRNYYASTGLTPTGQPATITPVLPASAAELLTTLTKYSDNVLVEPQQVGAYEVPQQAVELNPAMPPQSSISVDQLRMELAAASNRLGSMLDDQWKAYLGLPKQIYEQGPHPNPQILQACIARYDQVAGNANYAQLTQRPDFQHVHGLLITYTDALSAMAAENGAIKLPPPPMQAPAQP, translated from the coding sequence GACGCGAAGACCTGATCGTACGTCAGTCGACCGGCGTCTTGAATGAGATCATGGCCATCCCGGCCAGCGGGATTCCTCAGTCGATGTTGGCCAAGGCGGAAGGAGTGGTCATCATCCCCAACATGATCAAGGGTGGCTTCGTTGTTGGAGTTCGTCACGGCCGCGGCGTCGTGCTGATTCGCGATGAAAACCGGGCCTGGCAGCCTCCCCAGTTCGTCACCATGACGGGCGGAAGCGTTGGTTGGCAAGCTGGCATTCAGGCCACCGACGTGGTCCTAGTGTTCATGACCCGCAACAGCATTCAGGGTCTGCTCAACGGCAAGTTCACCATCGGCGTCGATGCAGCCGCTGCCGCTGGGCCTGTCGGCCGAAATGCTTCTGCTGGGACCGATTTAACTCTGAAGAGCGAGATTTACTCGTATAGTCGCAGCCGTGGACTTTTCGTGGGAGCTTCGGTCGATGGAAGCTCGCTGCAGATAGATCCGGCCGCGAATCGGAACTACTACGCCAGCACCGGCCTCACCCCTACCGGACAGCCGGCAACCATTACGCCGGTGCTGCCGGCTTCGGCGGCGGAACTGCTGACGACGCTGACGAAGTATTCGGACAACGTCCTGGTCGAGCCGCAACAGGTCGGTGCCTATGAGGTTCCTCAGCAAGCCGTGGAACTGAACCCGGCCATGCCGCCGCAAAGCAGCATCAGCGTCGATCAGCTTCGCATGGAGTTAGCCGCCGCATCGAATCGACTGGGAAGCATGCTTGACGACCAGTGGAAAGCGTATCTCGGACTTCCCAAGCAGATCTACGAGCAAGGCCCGCACCCCAATCCGCAGATTCTGCAGGCTTGCATTGCTCGCTACGACCAGGTTGCCGGCAACGCCAATTACGCCCAGCTGACGCAACGTCCTGACTTCCAGCACGTGCATGGGCTTCTGATCACCTACACCGATGCTCTTTCCGCGATGGCTGCCGAAAACGGAGCGATCAAGCTGCCTCCGCCGCCGATGCAGGCACCAGCTCAGCCGTAG